The genomic window TGACAACACCGTAGCGGGGCTCTTCCTCTTTTACGCTCAGTGCTTCCATAACGTCTGTTTTGCTTATGTTCCCAACATCTGCCTTTCTTATTGGGATGTTCTTTGCTTGCAGCTCTTTGCTAAGTGCTTCAAGGCTTCCTATCGTATCAGCTTTTACAATGACCCCAACTTTGTCGGTGCTTATAATTACACTCTTTATCTGCTCAAGGATTTCCTGCTTTGCTCTTTCTATCTCTTCCTCACTTCTCGCCGCTATAACGGGCGAACCCGCAAGGGCATCTTCTAAGTTTGGAGCGGCTATCTTAATACCAGCCGCGGCAGAAACTTCTTCCACCTGGTCAAAGCGGTATCTTGGGTCTCTTATCTCATCGAGGGGTTTCGGTTTAAGGAGAGCCCTTATTTTCGTAACGATTGCCTTGTCCTTGCCACCCACGACTATTATGTCGTCTTTTCTCAGTGTTCCATCATAGATTATCACATCTATTGTGGTTCCAAATCCGACTTCTTCCCTAACTTCTAGAATAGTTCCTCTCGCAGGCCCTTCAACCTCTATCTTCAGCTTTTCTTCGAGATATTTCTGGGCCAAACCGGCTATAAGTACCAGCAGCTCTGGAATGCCAATTCCATATTTGGCTGAGATGGGTATTATAGCAAGCTCTCTTCTGAAGTCCTGAACACGGTCAAATCTGTTGGCCTGGAAGCCGAGTTCATAAAATTTTCCAATTAACTCCCAGAGCTTTGTCTCAAGCTCCTGAACTGCTCTTTGGTCTTGTTTTTTGATATTCACCAGGAAAGGCTCGTTTTCAACGATTTTCCACCCTTTTATACGGTCAATTTTGTTTGCAGCAACAACAAAAGGAGTCCTGTATTTTCTCAAAATCTCTATGCTCTCAAGAGTCTGGGGCTGGAAGCCCTCGTTTATATCAACAATAAGGATTGCTAGATCAGCTAAACTGCTTCCCCTAGCCCTTAAGCTTGTAAAAGCTTCGTGACCGGGAGTGTCTATAAAAAGCAAGCCCGGAATCTTGATTTCACCCTTCCACAAGCTTAAGAGGGGCCCGGCAAGTTGTCTGACCACTTCGATA from Thermococcus bergensis includes these protein-coding regions:
- the infB gene encoding translation initiation factor IF-2 codes for the protein MKKIRQPIIAVLGHVDHGKTTLLDRIRNTRVAEKEAGGITQHIGATEVPIEVVRQLAGPLLSLWKGEIKIPGLLFIDTPGHEAFTSLRARGSSLADLAILIVDINEGFQPQTLESIEILRKYRTPFVVAANKIDRIKGWKIVENEPFLVNIKKQDQRAVQELETKLWELIGKFYELGFQANRFDRVQDFRRELAIIPISAKYGIGIPELLVLIAGLAQKYLEEKLKIEVEGPARGTILEVREEVGFGTTIDVIIYDGTLRKDDIIVVGGKDKAIVTKIRALLKPKPLDEIRDPRYRFDQVEEVSAAAGIKIAAPNLEDALAGSPVIAARSEEEIERAKQEILEQIKSVIISTDKVGVIVKADTIGSLEALSKELQAKNIPIRKADVGNISKTDVMEALSVKEEEPRYGVVIGFNVKVNEDAEEIAKAKNVPIFVGNIIYKVIEDYEAWVKAEEEKKKKELLAQTKFPGVIRIFPDERYIFRRSHPAIVGIEVLEGRIKPGYPLMKQNGERVGVIKSIKSKEDFLQEAKRGDQVAIAIDGAIVGRHIHPGEILYVDISRDDAVRLVKELKDILDESDIRALKETAKVKAQQDPFWSAL